The genomic region ttaacaataaacaaaaataaataacataaataactAAAAGTAACAAAACTAAAGACATTGCATTCTTTCTGCAttcaaaaactaaaaacaaaatagcaaaagATAGTAATATAATGGCATTTTAGGCTTTTATGATTCAAGAAACGCCATCAAGTGTGGTAGTGCAAcaggatttttctcttttttttagaCATGAACATTTCTCTTCTCAGGGGTGATAATTTGGATCCTCTATTGGGTCATCATCATCACCGAGCTCAGCATCAGAATCTGGGGGGTTTTCTGGGACAAGGGCCTGAAAGAGTGCGTGTTCTTGTACCATAGAAACTGTTGACATCCATCTAGTAACTGtaaaaaaagcaacaacaaacaaataaataacaatcTCTTACAATTTTAGTAATGATAGTTCACCAGCATGTCATTTAAGAAGTAATTGCCTCTGATAATTATGATTCCACACATTAATTCAATGACATTatatttacatcaaaaaatatgcaaaagtggcaaaaaaatacatatttaagaaATTATGTCAGCATATTCATGAGAATAACAATAGTGTCAATTCATAGCTAATAATGATCAGAAGTTTATATTTCAGCAAATAGTCCATTCTGACTGCAGAAATGGATGATCTGAAAACATTACCatagcttttctgcatttaccTTTAAGTGTCACATCAACCGTTTGGTTgagcatgtttttgaaaaattatttgaaacatACTAAAGTGTTTTAATGGCACCAAGTAACATAATTTTGTAAAGTTAGGGCAAGTgtaatatgtcaaaaaaaatTGCTTACCTTGCAAATTTTCACCAAGAACAGTTCACATGGCaggagtgatttctttgtttctGACATCCATGTTTGAGGAAGTGTTGTGACAAGTGCTTTGATTGACACTCTGACATCTAGTGGATTTTTTTGGCTAACATACCTCAACCAGATGGTAGAGATGGCTCAATCAGCTTGAGTTAAGTTAGGTACTCCTCTCAGTGAAATATAGTGACTCAAAATGTGCTCTACCATTTGGTCGAGCGGGCAATTCTTTTTTGTTTCAATCAGTTCTTAGAAGTTTTGTTAGTACAGGCTAGTCAATTACTGTGAGGTTCTCTTAGGCATGGCCCTCACATATAGGCTAAATTATTGtgaatttatgaattaaataatGCATCTGTTATTAAGACTTGTTGTCTTAATGTTCAACAGATGGACAGGAGAGAGAGATAATCAGGCAGAGAGAGAGTCAAGACAAGAGGAGAGGGAAATAACAGGTGCAACACAGTCAGATGGTCCGACTCCGAGTGCATGTTCCTCCGTCTGTGATCCAGCTATGTACAAAGGCAAAAGTAACTACTCAgatgagggaaaaaaagcattCTTCAATGTAGATGACTAGGGACCACCAGTATAAATATCCTCAAAGTCAGTTTGGGACAAGGCTTCTGAGATACAATGGAgactgggaaaaaaaataccCTTGGCTTCGGTACTCCCCATCTGAGAATGCTGCATATTGCTGTGTGTGCATATTGTTCAATAAACAGAAGGGGACAAACATGACATTCCAAACAGAAGGATTCAGGGACTGGAAAAATGCTGTCGGTGAAAAACGGGGAATAATCTCGAACCACGAAAAGACACCAGGACATATGACAGCTTCGACTCTAGCAGAAAATTTCCTCTCTGTAACAAAAGGACAAATGGAAAACATACAGTCAGTGATCAGCAAGACATATTCTGACAAAGTTGAGAAAAATCGTAAGACTTTGTTGTCAATACTCGATGTTGTTATCAATCTTGGGCAAAGAAATGTTGCATTCCGTGGCAACTGGAAAGGTGACAGTGAAGATGGCAATTTCATTCACTTCATTCAATGGAAATCTCATTTTGATGATGTACTGAGCCAACACCTGGAGACTGCACCTGGCAATGCAAAGTACTTGTCACCAATTATTCAGAATGAGATGATTTCCTGTTGTGGTGATGAAATCAGAGATTTTATTGTTCGAAGAATTCAGAAATCAAAGTACTTCTCTGTATTGGCTGATGAGACAGCTGATATTAGTGGCACGGAGCAGTTGTCAATCTGCATTCGTTATGTATCTGAATCTGATAATTTTGAGATACACGAGGATTTTCTTGGATTCTGTCCACTTCTTAAGCAGGATTCTGAATCCATCACAAAAGCCATCATTGAACAGTTATCCAAATGGGGGCTTCATGTCTCTTTACTGCGTGGCCAAGGGTATGATGGTGCCAGCAACATGAGTGGAAGGCTGAGTGGAGTTCAGAAGAGAATCCAAGAGGTTCAACCACGAGCCCTTTATACTCATTGCCGTAGTCATGCCTTGAATCTCGTTGTGGTCCATGGATGTACAGATGTCCCAATAGTGAGGAACACTATGACCTTAATTGAGAAAGGTGGCTGTGTTTTTCTCAGCAGGCACCAGGAAACACAAGCTGCAAGACATTTTGCAAGAACAGGGAAGTGATGATGGACCCAGAGGAATCCCACTGATGTCTGATACTAGATGGGGGTCCAGGATAAAAACAGTGAGTGCCTTTATATCCAAGCTTGAGCCAACTCACAGTGCACTGCAAGAAATTGAAAGTGACTGCACCCATAACTCTGAAAAAGCCAGCAGGTTGCGCAACTCAATTGAATCCTTTGACACGATCATCACATCAGTTGTAACCCAAAATGTTCTGGGATATATATGGCCACTGACCCTTAAACTGCAGTCACCAAATGTAGACCTTTCAAGTGCCTACAAAGAAGGAAGACAAGTGGCAGAAGTCATTGAGAGCCTTCGCAATGATGAGGAAAGATTCTGCAAAATATATCAACAAGCAGTGCAGCTGGCAAACGCCATTGATGTTACACCTGTGAAGAAAAGAATAGTGGTGAAACAGCAACACAGGGGCAATGTACCTGCCCAATCAATTGCAGAGCATTACAGGTTGAATTTATTCATTCCCTTCATCGATCATGTTACAAACGAATTGAGAACCCGGCTTGCAGAGTCCACTGAACCAGCCCTGCTTGCAGCCTACTTAGTGCCCGAGGCTTTGCCACAGCTCAGTGAGGAAAGAGAGAACCGTCTGTTGGCATGGTATAAAGAGGACTTGCCTTATCCTGACACTGCAGAGCAGGAAATACACAGATGGAAGCATCAATTCCAGAATCACACTGGGCCTCTCCCTGCTACTGCAATGGAAACATTGCAGAATGGAATTTTGGAGTTTTACCCAAATGTTAAGTGCATGCTTTTGCTTTTCTTGACATTGCCAGTCACCACTTGCTCATGTGAAAGGTCTTTTTCTGCATTACGTCGACTCAAAACATGGCTTCGCTCTACCATGGGTGATGAGAGGCTATCTAGTCTAGCTCTCATGCATGTCCACCAGAACATTGAAATTGACCCCCATCGAGTGCTCCAGAGATGGGATGCTTCTGGCCACAGGAGAATTGTTACTTGCTTTGACAAGAGGTGAGACTTAGTGTAATCTAACAATATGAACTAACTATTATGACATGTGTTGCATGTACTACAGTTGGTGCTGTATTAATAGGAGGAAAGGGGACGGAATACTGAtatattaattgtttttttcttctattcATTATGTCATTACAGTTAATGATGTGaacactggatggatggattgatctCCACCACAAGACAAGAGGCCAGATTATTCTCTCTCTTATTCTCACACACATAGACACATAGACAACTACAGACACATGCATATACTGTACAAATTTTACAATCTCACACACTTTGCCTTTATTAAAACATACCTTTCACAGAGGCATACACACACAGAATAGGTTGGTTGCAAGTCATCAGTTCACACTCTCTCTAGGCCTACTGTATGTCTCTCCACATACACCCACAAATGgcctaatacacacacacacacacacacacacacacacacacacacacacacacacacacacacacactcactctctttctaaaacacacaaacacacacagacacattgaTATATGCCAAGCCAACACTTTAAGGGTTCATATTAAAAGAATACAGCAGTTGTTGGCTTTCTATTGCCATGTGTTATGTTAGTTACAATGTAAATATGGCTGTAAATATTAGGTAGCTGAgtaacacagtcagttatggtGCCATTGTTACACAAGTTTAGAattgtgaaaataaatgtgtCTTCCAAATCTAtggtatttttttgtatttatatgtaagtgtatgtgtgtgtgtggggggggggggtggaaTTTGAAAAAATGACCTCGGTATTTTAAAAATCCTGGCTACGGCCCTGCCTAAAACACACAACCTACACTTTCTACACTGCTTTAATCTCTCTCATATGTGTTTGGAAAGTCACAAATAAAGATATCTGAAGAAACgatgttaaaacatttttgtctgATGCTGTTTAATGCGACCAGTTGCAGAGGGGATTGACTGTCTCTAATGAGTTTAATATGTGGCACAAAACCAGAGTTCTGAGGAAGTGCGAAGATGGGCTGCGAATCAAATCTCTGGAAGAACAGAGCAATTTCTGTCCCTACTTCTGTTGTAAATGACACAATGTTCTGTATTTCACCATGGCATCCATTTGATAATTGAACGCAGCTCTCCCTTCTTCTCTTAGCACAACAGTAGGCCTTGCTGGTGTAAATCAGACCTTAATGTACCATCCTATTGTGTATCAGTACAGTTTCCGGCACTTGTCTCTCTGCTGAGATGAAGGCATTTATCTCCTCATCTCTTAAATGTTTAGTTGTGCCACTGTCTAAAACTGTGGTTTCCTGCCACCGCAGACATTTCTGGACTCTTGGATATTCACTGAATTCTCAGCAGAAGTTTAATACACGGTCACTGTGGGATGTGGGTGTAACAACAGAACAACAGAAACTTGTTGACAATCTGACCAGCAACACATTTGGTTCCATGGACCAACTTCAACAGACTGCCATTTgcactttcaaaaacaaatgcAGAGTGTGCCCACAATGGACCCCAGAGTTTCACTGACTTAGCAAGGTGAGTGAGAAGATGTACATTGAAAGTCATGGCTGTCTCTCCATAAAGTAactgaaatttaacaacaaatTCAAGAAGCATGAGGTCTGCTTTGTTGACTTCCTCATAGGTGATATACTCCTGTAAAAGGAGGAAGACAGCCGAGACCAGTAGACTGAGATGTTTCAAGTACTGAGAATCAAGAACACCTTCAAGACACGGTAAGCAATAAAAAAGCAACCAAGCTCTCCATTCTGATGCCTTCCAGTATCTGAAGTCCTCAagtaaaagacctccgaagaacaggcgaatctcaacataacacagactgttacgtaacagtcgggatcattaacaCTAGAACTACCAAGGCAGTCATTTTGACCGTTTTAAAGATTTGCAATGTAATAACTTTGTTGAAATAAAACCCATATAACTACAGTTCCATGACTTTtcttaaattaatgtaaattttattttaacattgttattttattaaaattacaaaacacAAAAGAGTTCTGAGTATTTCTACCTTGAATGGCCATAGCGGTCAATTTGACCGCACATATTACAGGCGTTGTATCTCCTCAGCGCTTTTTCCCGCCGTTAAAGATGTGCGTAGCTGTTGCCTAGCAACCTTTGTCTGGCAGTTTTGTATGCTTTTGCTAAGTTAAAACTTAGCTTTACCGTCAAAATGGCAACAAGAAAGAAAATGACTGTCAC from Megalobrama amblycephala isolate DHTTF-2021 linkage group LG7, ASM1881202v1, whole genome shotgun sequence harbors:
- the LOC125273147 gene encoding 52 kDa repressor of the inhibitor of the protein kinase-like codes for the protein MTFQTEGFRDWKNAVGEKRGIISNHEKTPGHMTASTLAENFLSVTKGQMENIQSVISKTYSDKVEKNRKTLLSILDVVINLGQRNVAFRGNWKGDSEDGNFIHFIQWKSHFDDVLSQHLETAPGNAKYLSPIIQNEMISCCGDEIRDFIVRRIQKSKYFSVLADETADISGTEQLSICIRYVSESDNFEIHEDFLGFCPLLKQDSESITKAIIEQLSKWGLHVSLLRGQGYDGASNMSGRLSGVQKRIQEVAVFFSAGTRKHKLQDILQEQGSDDGPRGIPLMSDTRWGSRIKTVSAFISKLEPTHSALQEIESDCTHNSEKASRLRNSIESFDTIITSVVTQNVLGYIWPLTLKLQSPNVDLSSAYKEGRQVAEVIESLRNDEERFCKIYQQAVQLANAIDVTPVKKRIVVKQQHRGNVPAQSIAEHYRLNLFIPFIDHVTNELRTRLAESTEPALLAAYLVPEALPQLSEERENRLLAWYKEDLPYPDTAEQEIHRWKHQFQNHTGPLPATAMETLQNGILEFYPNVKCMLLLFLTLPVTTCSCERSFSALRRLKTWLRSTMGDERLSSLALMHVHQNIEIDPHRVLQRWDASGHRRIVTCFDKS